The proteins below come from a single Eremothecium sinecaudum strain ATCC 58844 chromosome II, complete sequence genomic window:
- the GUA1 gene encoding GMP synthase (glutamine-hydrolyzing) (Syntenic homolog of Ashbya gossypii AER350W; Syntenic homolog of Saccharomyces cerevisiae YMR217W (GUA1)), whose amino-acid sequence MAAVEQVSNVFDTILVLDFGSQYSHLITRRLREFNVYAEMLPCTQKIAELGWKPKGVILSGGPYSVYAEDAPHVDQAVFDLGVPVLGICYGLQEIAWINGAKVARGEKREYGRATLHVQEVSCPLFEGVDNSTVWMSHGDKLHMLPEGFIVTATTDNSPFCGVAHESKPIYGIQFHPEVTHSSQGKILLKNFAVNICKANQNWTMENFIETEIQRIKTLVGPTAEVIGAVSGGVDSTVAAKLMTEAIGERFHAILVDNGVLRLNEAANVKKILGEGLGINLTVVDAADEFLDKLKGVTDPEKKRKIIGNTFIHVFEREAAKIKPKNGEEIEFLLQGTLYPDVIESISFKGPSQTIKTHHNVGGLLENMKLKLIEPLRELFKDEVRHLGELLGIAHDLVWRHPFPGPGIAIRVLGEVTREQVEIARQADHIYIEEIKKAGLYNKISQAFACLLPVKSVGVMGDQRTYDQVIALRAIETTDFMTADWYPFEHDFLKAVASRIVNEVNGVARVTYDITSKPPATVEWE is encoded by the coding sequence ATGGCTGCTGTTGAACAAGTTTCTAATGTTTTTGATACTATCTTAGTTTTGGACTTTGGGTCCCAATATTCTCATTTGATAACCAGAAGGTTAAGAGAATTTAATGTTTACGCTGAGATGTTGCCTTGCACCCAAAAGATTGCCGAGTTGGGTTGGAAGCCAAAGGGTGTTATTTTGTCTGGTGGTCCTTACTCAGTGTACGCTGAGGATGCTCCTCACGTCGACCAAGCGGTTTTCGATTTAGGTGTCCCAGTGTTGGGTATTTGCTATGGTTTACAAGAAATTGCTTGGATCAACGGTGCTAAGGTTGCTAGAGGAGAAAAGAGGGAGTATGGTCGTGCTACTTTGCACGTTCAAGAGGTTTCCTGCCCGCTATTTGAAGGCGTCGACAACTCTACTGTTTGGATGTCTCATGGAGACAAGCTACACATGCTACCAGAAGGTTTTATTGTGACTGCAACTACCGATAATTCTCCATTCTGTGGTGTTGCACATGAGTCAAAACCAATTTATGGTATCCAGTTCCACCCTGAAGTTACTCACTCTTCCCAAGGTAAAATCTTGCTCAAGAACTTTGCCGTCAACATCTGTAAAGCTAACCAAAACTGGACTATGGAGAACTTCATTGAAACCGAGATTCAACGTATTAAAACTTTGGTTGGTCCAACTGCCGAAGTTATTGGTGCTGTTTCCGGTGGTGTTGACTCTACTGTCGCTGCCAAGTTGATGACCGAAGCTATTGGTGAAAGATTCCATGCTATTTTGGTTGACAACGGTGTTTTGAGATTGAACGAAGCCGCCAATGTTAAGAAAATTTTGGGTGAAGGTTTGGGAATTAACTTGACTGTCGTCGACGCTGCTGACGAATTCTTGGATAAACTAAAAGGCGTTACTGATCCTgaaaagaagagaaagatCATTGGTAACACATTCATCCACGTTTTTGAGAGGGAAGCCGCCAAGATCAAACCAAAGAACGGTGAGGAAATTGAATTCTTGTTGCAAGGTACTTTGTATCCTGATGTCATTGAGTCCATTTCCTTCAAGGGTCCATCACAAACCATCAAGACCCACCACAATGTCGGTGGTCTCTTAGAAAACATGAAACTGAAGTTAATTGAACCACTAAGAGAGTTATTCAAGGACGAGGTCAGACATTTGGGTGAATTGTTGGGAATTGCACACGACTTGGTTTGGAGACACCCATTCCCAGGTCCAGGTATTGCCATCAGAGTTTTGGGTGAAGTTACCAGAGAGCAAGTCGAAATTGCTAGACAGGCTGACCACATCTACATTGAGGAAATTAAGAAGGCAGGTCTTTACAACAAAATCTCACAAGCTTTTGCATGTTTGCTTCCAGTAAAGTCTGTTGGTGTGATGGGTGACCAAAGAACCTATGATCAAGTCATTGCCTTGAGAGCAATTGAGACAACTGATTTCATGACTGCTGACTGGTATCCATTTGAACATGATTTCTTGAAGGCAGTGGCATCTAGAATTGTGAACGAAGTTAACGGTGTTGCCAGAGTGACTTACGATATCACATCTAAGCCACCTGCTACTGTCGAATGGGAATAA
- a CDS encoding HBL331Wp (Syntenic homolog of Ashbya gossypii AER349C; Syntenic homolog of Ashbya gossypii NOHBY528; No homolog in Saccharomyces cerevisiae; Syntenic homolog of Kluyveromyces lactis KLLA0C07194g): protein MGMSNTIHVSGFPRDTRARDMAADFESIGKVVRIDIPPMRPFQDRPYAFVQYETHEDCERAVEALSGRTFSLDTRFKYHVQLARSRPYATKVPGPAGRTAGRPYTEFRDTRGGMLSGYRGRNHRELDPRDFRGVGRGLSGGYRTDSRVHKFREPRQYRDREPPKAYESISPYLHDVAHPLSPDGYVPQSLTTADSPAKSFDSSVKEETQSSKPSYADRNGSHSDTPQTQQPEGSPAQPHTDENKGSHELMAHGAHGASHGVDNSNLADSADKSPGSGENPSAASQALGDLSSHTDNNLP, encoded by the coding sequence ATGGGAATGAGCAATACCATCCACGTCTCTGGTTTCCCTAGGGATACTAGAGCAAGGGACATGGCGGCTGATTTCGAGTCGATTGGCAAAGTTGTCCGAATTGATATTCCCCCTATGAGGCCTTTCCAGGATAGGCCATACGCATTTGTTCAGTACGAAACACACGAGGACTGCGAAAGAGCTGTAGAGGCATTGAGTGGACGCACGTTTTCATTGGACACGCGATTCAAGTACCATGTACAGCTGGCGCGATCAAGACCATATGCTACGAAGGTTCCGGGCCCTGCGGGTAGAACTGCGGGTAGGCCATATACTGAGTTCCGAGACACCAGAGGAGGTATGCTTAGTGGCTACAGGGGAAGAAATCATAGAGAACTAGATCCGCGCGACTTCAGAGGTGTAGGCAGAGGTCTTTCCGGTGGTTACCGAACCGACTCCAGGGTTCATAAGTTCAGAGAACCACGGCAATATCGTGATAGAGAACCTCCCAAGGCATACGAGAGCATCAGTCCGTACCTACATGACGTAGCACATCCTCTTTCACCTGATGGCTATGTTCCTCAATCTCTTACCACTGCAGACTCCCCCGCAAAATCCTTTGACTCAAGCGTAAAGGAGGAAACCCAGTCATCGAAGCCGTCATATGCCGATCGTAATGGAAGCCATTCCGACACCCCCCAAACACAGCAGCCTGAAGGTTCACCAGCACAACCTCACACTGATGAAAACAAGGGTTCTCATGAGCTGATGGCACATGGCGCTCATGGTGCGTCTCATGGAGTTGATAACAGTAACCTTGCAGATAGCGCCGATAAAAGCCCCGGATCCGGTGAAAACCCTAGCGCTGCAAGCCAAGCTCTCGGCGATCTTTCCTCTCACACAGACAACAATTTGCCTTAG